A stretch of DNA from Triticum dicoccoides isolate Atlit2015 ecotype Zavitan chromosome 2A, WEW_v2.0, whole genome shotgun sequence:
AAAAAGACAAATTTGTTGTTAAAAGAAGTCAAAGGTGGATTttcttttgtggattttttctcacAAATACAATGAaagatcaagtttatttcaaaTGTATATTCagaatttttttgacattttgtTTAATTACACCCAGGAACTCGCGTCCCCGGGAGAGGCCTAACTTGGCCTGACAAAAATAATAGTGGTTTCCCGGAGTACTTTTGAAGGTCAAAGTCTCTGATAACCCGGTGTCCGATTTGTCGTTTGGGCGGTGGCATTATGAGAAAAACAAGCTCCAGATCAGATCTTGAAATCAGAAGTAAGAAAACAAAACTGCAGGTGAGTAGAATAAGATCCTACAGCCTCGGTTCCATGAGCACCCGAGGCATATTTACACATAGGAAATTGCCTTTCGTACTAACAATGACCGCAGAGAACATGGCAGCGAGTCCTAAACTAGCATTAAACCTGGAGACCTGGAGACTTGAGGGGCTACTAATCTTGAGCCCGAAGCAGAGCACCCGGCAGAGGAAGCAGCTCTTGGTCTCGTCCAACGGTGGCCATGGCTGTGCTCTCTCTCGCCGCGTGCGTCGCCtccttccatctcctcctcctcctcttctcttcgtcttcctctctCCGGGTAGCCCCCGAAGCGGCGGAGAGCTCGGGATCGGCGCGCCATGGCCGGACCGCCTACCACTTCCAGCCCGCCAAGAACTGGCAGAACGGTACGAATTAACGCTTTTAATTTGCTGCATTGTTGCTAGACCCAATCTGATCACTGTGTATGTCCGATCGTGGTGGAATTGCTGCTGCTTCGTGGTGGTGCCGAGCAGATCCGAATGGTACGCTCTGTTTCTTCCTTGTTCCTTCTCTGCATTCTGCTGAATTAGTAGGTGACTGAATTTTCATCTGGTGTCAAGTCTTCCAGCCAGCGTGCTGTGAGCGTGCTTGTAGTGGACATTAATGACGTCCCGAATGGAACTGACGGTTGTTTTCTTTGTTGCGCCGGCAGGGCCAATGTACCACAACGGCGTGTACCACTTGTTCTACCAGTACAACCCGCACGGCGCCACCTGGGGCGTCGGCAACCTCTCCTGGGGCCACTCCGTCTCCGGCGACCTCGTGAACTGGGCCGCCCTCGACGCCGCGCTCGAGCCGACCTCGCCGTTCGACGCCAACGGCTGCTGGTCCGGCTCCGCCACCATCCTCCCCGGCGGCGTCCCGGCCATCCTATACACCGGCATCCGCGCCGACGGCGAGCAGGTCCAGAACGTGGCCTTCCCCAAGAACGCGTCCGACCCGCTCCTCCGCGAGTGGGTGAAGCCGAGCTACAACCCCGTCATCCCGCTCCCCGCTGACGTCCCTGCGGATTTCTTCCGCGACCCTTCCACGGCGTGGCTCGGCCGCGACGGTCTGTGGCGCCTCGCCGTCTCGGCCAAGGTCGGTAACGCCGTGGGGTCTACGCTCATCTACCGAAGCAAGGACTTCCGGCTGTGGGAGCGGAATGCCGCGCCGCTGCAAGAGTCACGCGCCGCCGGCATGGTGGAGTGCCCGGACCTGTTCCCCGTGGCGGAGCCCGGCGCGGAGGAGGGGCTCGACCACGCGCCGAGGACCGGCACCGGGGTGAAGCACGTGCTGAAGCTGAGCGCGACGGACACGTTCCAGGACTACTACGCGGTCGGGCGTTACAACGACACGACGGACACCTTTGTACCggaagacgacggcgacgactGCCAGAGCTGGCGCCGCCTCGACTACGGCCACATCTACGCGTCCAAGTCCTTCTTCGACGCGCGCAAGAACCGGCGCGTGCTCTGGTCATGGGCCAACGAGACCGACAGCCAGGCCGACGACGTCGCCAAGGGTTGGTCCGGCGTCCAGGTCCTTCGCCACCGCCATCCTCCAACCAAATTTTGTCCATTATCACGCTGACATGCTTTCCCTATCTCCTACGCTGCAGATCTTCCCACGGAAAGTTTGGCTGGACAACGACGGGAAGCAGCTGAGGCAATGGCCAATCGAGGAGATCGAGACGCTGAGGAGCAGAAAGGCCGGGCTGCTGGGAACGGTGGTGAACTCCGGCGGCGTGAACGAGATCGTCGGCGTCCCGGGCACGCAGGCGGACGTGGAGGTGATCTTCGAGATCCCGGCCCTGGAGGGCGCCGAGAGGTTCGAGCCCAACTGGCTGCTGGATCCGCAGAGGCTGTGCGGGGAGAAGGGCGCGTCCGTGCAGGGCGGGGTCGGCCCGTTCGGGCTGCTCCTCATGGCCTCCGGCGACATGCAGGAGCACACCGCCGTCTTCTTCAGGGTGTTCAGGCACCATGACAAGTACAAGGTCCTCAT
This window harbors:
- the LOC119352092 gene encoding beta-fructofuranosidase, insoluble isoenzyme 7-like — protein: MAVLSLAACVASFHLLLLLFSSSSSLRVAPEAAESSGSARHGRTAYHFQPAKNWQNDPNGPMYHNGVYHLFYQYNPHGATWGVGNLSWGHSVSGDLVNWAALDAALEPTSPFDANGCWSGSATILPGGVPAILYTGIRADGEQVQNVAFPKNASDPLLREWVKPSYNPVIPLPADVPADFFRDPSTAWLGRDGLWRLAVSAKVGNAVGSTLIYRSKDFRLWERNAAPLQESRAAGMVECPDLFPVAEPGAEEGLDHAPRTGTGVKHVLKLSATDTFQDYYAVGRYNDTTDTFVPEDDGDDCQSWRRLDYGHIYASKSFFDARKNRRVLWSWANETDSQADDVAKGWSGVQIFPRKVWLDNDGKQLRQWPIEEIETLRSRKAGLLGTVVNSGGVNEIVGVPGTQADVEVIFEIPALEGAERFEPNWLLDPQRLCGEKGASVQGGVGPFGLLLMASGDMQEHTAVFFRVFRHHDKYKVLMCTDLSRSTTRARVYKPPYGAFVEMDIEEHGRIISLRTLVDHSVVESFGGGGRTCITARVYPEHAENGDSHLYVFNNGTGAVKVAKLDAYELATATVNVVDDGLIQPSSMRRGEA